The following are encoded in a window of Candidatus Microthrix parvicella Bio17-1 genomic DNA:
- a CDS encoding sulfite exporter TauE/SafE family protein, whose amino-acid sequence MSWGDLAGAGLAGLAAGMINVVVGSGTLVTFPALVALGVPPVAANATSTVGLVFGSLSGSYGYRNELASRWAIVRRLVPAVCVGAAFGSLLVLAAPPQIFEAVVPLLILGATALLVAQPLIARRVKARIDASSEVDNPAQGRQRSEDRNPGDTRLLAATAGAGVYGGYFGAGLGIVMLAVLGTLHPDELQGTNAVKNALSAAANLLAAVIFAFSGEVRWALAGAVALGALVGGHLGALLGRRIPDRLLRTVMAIVGLLAAASVLMN is encoded by the coding sequence GTGAGCTGGGGGGATCTGGCCGGGGCCGGATTGGCGGGCCTGGCCGCGGGGATGATCAATGTTGTGGTCGGCTCGGGCACGCTTGTGACCTTCCCGGCACTCGTGGCGCTCGGCGTCCCGCCGGTCGCCGCCAACGCCACCTCAACGGTAGGCCTGGTGTTCGGATCCCTCAGCGGGTCATACGGGTATCGGAACGAGTTGGCATCAAGGTGGGCCATCGTCCGACGCCTGGTTCCGGCGGTGTGCGTTGGGGCGGCCTTCGGTTCGTTGCTCGTCTTGGCCGCGCCGCCCCAGATCTTCGAGGCCGTCGTGCCGCTGCTGATCCTGGGCGCCACCGCCCTGCTGGTGGCTCAGCCGCTGATCGCCCGTCGAGTCAAAGCCCGGATTGACGCGAGTAGCGAGGTCGACAACCCAGCCCAGGGCCGACAACGCAGCGAGGACCGCAACCCCGGCGACACCCGTTTGCTGGCGGCCACCGCAGGCGCCGGGGTGTACGGCGGCTACTTCGGTGCCGGTCTGGGCATCGTGATGCTGGCCGTCTTGGGCACGCTGCATCCCGATGAGTTGCAGGGCACCAACGCGGTGAAGAACGCACTGTCGGCCGCCGCCAACCTGCTGGCAGCCGTCATATTTGCGTTCAGTGGCGAGGTGCGTTGGGCCCTCGCCGGCGCAGTGGCGCTGGGCGCGCTGGTGGGTGGGCATCTGGGTGCCCTCCTGGGTCGCCGCATCCCCGATCGGCTGCTCAGAACCGTGATGGCGATCGTGGGGCTGCTTGCAGCCGCGTCGGTGTTGATGAACTGA